One Candidatus Nanosynbacter featherlites genomic region harbors:
- the secG gene encoding preprotein translocase subunit SecG has protein sequence MNLEQLLPYITLGSAFLMIITILLQQRGASLGAGFGSSGELFTTRRGFDKNLFDVTIVLAVVFVLSILASLVLPGLKG, from the coding sequence ATGAATTTGGAACAACTTTTACCATATATCACATTAGGATCAGCATTTTTGATGATTATTACAATTTTGCTACAACAACGTGGCGCCTCACTTGGTGCAGGGTTTGGATCTTCTGGTGAACTGTTTACGACACGTCGTGGTTTTGATAAGAACTTGTTTGACGTTACCATCGTTCTGGCTGTAGTTTTTGTGCTATCAATCTTGGCTAGTTTGGTCTTGCCGGGGCTTAAAGGCTAG
- a CDS encoding phage holin family protein, producing MKRQFFVFLFRWAMNSFGIWISLRLLGTMSDGGLLTFLLAGLIFSVINSMLKPIIIILSLPAILLTLGLFTLIINGLMVYLAIVLAPNVSITFGDAIIAGIILSLVNYIVSSVVDLRTAQKEQES from the coding sequence ATGAAACGGCAATTTTTTGTATTTTTATTCAGATGGGCCATGAACTCATTTGGCATCTGGATATCGTTGCGACTTTTAGGCACCATGTCGGATGGTGGCTTGTTGACGTTTCTGCTAGCTGGTTTGATATTTTCCGTCATCAACAGTATGCTCAAACCGATCATTATCATCTTGTCGCTGCCAGCAATTCTGTTGACCCTTGGCCTATTTACGTTGATTATCAATGGTCTCATGGTCTACCTCGCTATTGTGCTGGCTCCAAACGTTTCCATCACGTTTGGCGACGCAATTATTGCCGGTATCATCCTTAGTTTGGTAAACTATATAGTAAGTAGTGTGGTTGATTTACGAACTGCGCAAAAAGAACAGGAGAGTTAG
- a CDS encoding HAD-IA family hydrolase translates to MSQTKNPHHSIKAIVFDLDGVYFNKGKAEFLSSLTRYGVEEASAKSVFLTSQHMADYKLGKIDDNEFWTWAESQWHTGLSNHELIELMLDGYVIDERVAQLATRVQHAGYKTLICSNNFPARINGLERKFGFLQQFDTAVFSYQVHAAKPSTEIFAELLRRSGRQPQEIVYADDKPTALTGAKDLGINTLVYTDFDTYRDDLQELGIIL, encoded by the coding sequence ATGTCGCAGACGAAAAACCCACACCACTCCATCAAAGCCATCGTCTTTGATCTTGATGGTGTGTATTTCAACAAAGGCAAGGCTGAATTCCTGAGCAGCCTCACACGCTACGGCGTTGAGGAAGCGAGCGCCAAGTCGGTCTTTCTGACGAGTCAGCACATGGCTGATTATAAACTGGGGAAAATCGATGACAATGAATTCTGGACGTGGGCAGAATCGCAGTGGCATACAGGCCTGTCTAATCATGAGCTTATAGAGCTGATGCTTGATGGCTATGTGATAGATGAACGCGTTGCGCAACTGGCGACAAGGGTTCAACATGCGGGCTACAAAACATTGATCTGCTCCAATAATTTTCCAGCTCGTATCAACGGCCTGGAGAGAAAGTTTGGTTTTCTACAGCAATTTGATACAGCAGTTTTCTCATATCAAGTTCATGCCGCTAAACCGTCAACCGAGATTTTCGCCGAATTGCTGCGTCGCTCTGGTCGCCAACCACAAGAGATAGTCTACGCTGATGACAAGCCAACTGCACTCACTGGTGCGAAGGATCTTGGCATTAACACACTGGTTTATACTGATTTTGATACATACCGTGACGACCTCCAAGAGCTGGGAATTATTTTATGA
- a CDS encoding type II CAAX prenyl endopeptidase Rce1 family protein translates to MSQEHAVVLHRSSTRVLLGINLFFVALWSITLLNPQKLNILWFLVVVLLAVLFIVRNKNVSRTDVIIAVILGCLAAPSSMFMGVCSAVAYVGGVSVLKKSKHAIVLCKMVNKKEILKTICLALLVGLALGTVNILLAKISWNIAFSLKPEWFLNAMRAGISEEIIFRFFFFATCIYFIKDRLLSKLDNFLCYLVMILPHVLLHFNTANFALGSVLALALLFGLPFAVMQRKRDVSSAIGAHIVVDVIRFCSFGV, encoded by the coding sequence ATGAGTCAAGAACATGCTGTAGTTTTACACCGATCTTCAACACGAGTACTGCTCGGTATCAACCTCTTTTTTGTGGCGCTGTGGTCGATAACGTTACTAAATCCACAAAAGCTTAACATCCTGTGGTTTTTGGTTGTTGTTTTATTGGCAGTTTTATTTATCGTAAGGAACAAAAATGTTTCTAGAACTGATGTTATCATTGCTGTAATTTTAGGCTGTCTGGCTGCACCATCCAGTATGTTCATGGGAGTGTGCTCTGCTGTTGCGTATGTTGGAGGTGTTAGTGTGCTCAAGAAAAGTAAGCATGCAATTGTCCTCTGTAAAATGGTCAACAAAAAAGAAATACTAAAAACAATTTGCCTTGCCCTATTGGTAGGATTGGCGCTGGGAACCGTCAATATTCTCCTGGCAAAAATTTCTTGGAATATTGCTTTTTCGCTCAAGCCAGAATGGTTCTTAAACGCCATGCGTGCTGGTATTTCGGAAGAAATTATTTTCCGCTTCTTTTTCTTTGCTACGTGCATCTATTTCATTAAGGATAGATTACTGTCAAAATTAGATAATTTTTTGTGCTATCTCGTTATGATATTGCCTCACGTCTTGCTTCATTTTAATACAGCTAATTTTGCGCTGGGTAGCGTCCTGGCGTTGGCGCTATTGTTTGGTCTGCCGTTTGCCGTCATGCAACGAAAGCGCGATGTTAGTTCGGCCATAGGTGCACATATAGTGGTTGATGTGATAAGATTTTGTTCATTTGGCGTGTAG
- a CDS encoding ABC transporter ATP-binding protein has protein sequence MTKVSNKEILGLFWRISRPYKHRRNLTIFFTIITLAITIFVGPLIIAELLNTIQSGQLNNTEKLWKLVALYGMSELWSNVISWRLVLYLAWTFETALQRDLYARCFSKLTNQTMFFHANKFGGSLVSQTNKLNGAVERFWDTIIWSILPLVISLVGSIIILSTLLWQYAVFLLLFSIIFSIVVYFGSRPMAKLNETEAKASNKVSGQLADAVSNILAVKSSGAEALEQQRFAKTVTSWRGASLGTMRGLLKVSTVYSTINITIKIGAIAFAIYAAQHNVVSVAAVYLIITYTGSVAHELWNMNGIMRSYNRILGDAHDMVEILTTPTTLVDQSDAKLAVTRGSINMDNVTFTHDEGEGDTLFHAFSLRIQPGEKIGLVGSSGSGKTTLTKLLLRFADIDSGEITIDAQNIAEVTQASLREQIAYVPQEPLLFHRSVRENIAYGRPNATDAEIERAAKKAGAYDFIVKLHDGFDTMVGERGVKLSGGQRQRIAIARAILKDAPILILDEATSALDSESEALIQQSLETLMKGRTSIVIAHRLSTIAKLDRIIVLENGRIVEDGSHEQLLAKKRSVYAKLWARQSGGFIED, from the coding sequence TTGACAAAAGTATCAAACAAAGAAATATTAGGCCTGTTCTGGCGAATATCACGGCCCTACAAGCATCGGCGGAATTTGACTATTTTCTTTACAATCATCACACTTGCCATCACAATTTTTGTTGGCCCGCTGATTATTGCAGAATTGCTCAACACCATCCAAAGCGGTCAACTAAACAACACGGAGAAACTATGGAAATTAGTCGCACTCTACGGCATGAGCGAATTATGGTCAAATGTCATTAGCTGGCGCTTAGTCCTATATCTCGCTTGGACATTCGAAACTGCCCTACAACGTGATCTATACGCACGGTGTTTTAGCAAACTAACCAACCAAACGATGTTTTTTCATGCCAATAAATTTGGCGGTTCACTTGTCAGCCAAACCAACAAATTAAATGGCGCAGTCGAACGTTTTTGGGACACAATTATTTGGTCAATTTTGCCGTTGGTAATTTCCCTGGTTGGCTCGATCATAATTTTGTCAACTCTGCTGTGGCAATACGCCGTATTTCTCCTACTATTCTCAATCATATTTAGCATTGTTGTCTACTTTGGCTCTCGACCGATGGCTAAGCTGAACGAGACAGAAGCCAAAGCCAGCAACAAAGTGAGCGGACAATTAGCCGATGCTGTTTCAAACATTTTGGCCGTAAAATCGTCTGGTGCCGAGGCGCTGGAACAGCAACGCTTTGCAAAGACCGTTACATCATGGCGCGGCGCCAGCCTGGGTACCATGCGCGGGCTCCTAAAAGTCAGTACTGTGTATTCAACCATTAATATAACGATAAAAATTGGCGCCATAGCCTTTGCGATATACGCCGCCCAGCACAATGTAGTGTCAGTAGCGGCGGTTTACCTCATCATCACCTATACTGGCAGCGTAGCGCACGAGCTGTGGAATATGAACGGCATTATGCGTAGTTATAACCGTATCCTTGGTGACGCTCACGATATGGTGGAAATTCTGACCACGCCGACGACACTGGTCGATCAAAGTGACGCAAAGCTTGCTGTCACACGCGGTAGCATCAACATGGACAACGTGACCTTTACTCATGATGAGGGCGAGGGTGACACGCTGTTTCATGCTTTTTCTCTTCGCATTCAGCCAGGTGAAAAAATTGGCTTGGTTGGATCAAGTGGGTCTGGCAAGACTACCTTGACTAAACTATTGCTACGGTTTGCTGACATCGACTCGGGAGAGATTACCATTGACGCGCAAAACATCGCTGAAGTCACCCAGGCAAGCCTGCGTGAACAAATTGCCTACGTGCCGCAAGAGCCGTTACTATTTCACCGTTCGGTGCGTGAGAATATCGCTTACGGTCGACCTAACGCAACTGATGCTGAAATTGAACGTGCCGCTAAGAAAGCTGGTGCCTATGATTTTATCGTTAAATTACACGATGGCTTTGATACCATGGTCGGTGAGCGCGGCGTGAAACTATCAGGCGGACAACGACAGCGCATCGCCATCGCCCGGGCAATTTTGAAAGATGCACCAATCCTGATTCTTGATGAAGCAACCTCAGCCTTAGACTCAGAGTCAGAAGCGCTAATCCAACAGTCACTGGAAACATTGATGAAGGGTCGAACCTCAATTGTCATCGCCCACCGCTTATCAACCATCGCCAAACTGGATCGCATCATTGTTCTAGAAAATGGACGCATCGTCGAAGACGGTTCACACGAGCAGTTGCTTGCCAAAAAACGTAGCGTTTATGCCAAACTGTGGGCACGACAGTCCGGCGGATTTATCGAAGATTAA
- a CDS encoding uracil-DNA glycosylase family protein — protein sequence MNADFANRGWSPVYSASSSSRVVLVGQAPGRIAQQTLKPWNDASGRLLRRWLNVTDEQFYNPDLFALMPIDFYYPGRGVHGDLPPRLDFARKWHPCLLTQMPNVRLTILVGSYAQKYYLDRCAKHNLTATVADFNMYLPDYFPLVHPSPLNIGWRKRNPWFESDVIPALQTIVKEVLS from the coding sequence ATGAATGCTGATTTTGCTAATAGAGGCTGGTCGCCTGTGTATTCTGCTTCGTCAAGTTCGCGAGTTGTACTAGTTGGGCAGGCGCCAGGTCGAATTGCTCAGCAAACGCTAAAGCCGTGGAATGATGCTAGCGGTCGTTTACTTCGGCGATGGCTGAACGTAACGGATGAGCAGTTTTACAATCCCGATCTCTTTGCGTTGATGCCGATAGATTTTTATTATCCAGGCAGGGGAGTGCACGGTGATTTGCCGCCGCGCTTGGACTTTGCTAGGAAATGGCACCCGTGCTTATTGACGCAGATGCCGAATGTGCGATTGACAATTTTGGTTGGTTCGTATGCGCAAAAATATTATCTTGATCGCTGCGCCAAGCATAATTTGACAGCAACTGTGGCGGACTTTAATATGTATTTGCCAGATTATTTTCCATTGGTTCATCCATCGCCGCTCAATATTGGCTGGCGCAAACGTAATCCCTGGTTTGAATCGGATGTCATTCCAGCTCTACAAACTATAGTTAAGGAGGTGCTGTCATGA
- a CDS encoding helix-hairpin-helix domain-containing protein, with protein MNQPLQAKLKTLPRTPGVYFHKSAGGEIIYVGKAAVLKNRVRQYFQDSRGRDNKTMALVAEIADTDWIETESEVDALFLESEMVKRYMPRYNVLLRDDKSQMYVRIDMKSEWPTVSFTRNPADDSAEYIGPFYNGFALKKALRYLRRVFPYLTRQRRPGQSKLDEDLGLSPRLSDGSAIYKTNLRKLISYIKGNRKAIAAELERDMKTAAGLHDFERAADLRNKLRAMQELQRRVCFGDKEFLDISKDKALADLAKLLSLNGIPARIEGYDISHMSGQQVVASMVVFTNGASDRAEYRKFKVSERNDDTGNIYQTIFRRLSERHLKSWGRPDLLLIDGGKGQLAAAIKARDERGVTVPIISIVKREEELLVHKTGSQIDTTFIEQAQSQPRADIAIHEDGEVYVVNLHPGQRNASSHSKNLRASMEQTRNERPTADENTLATTDIVKLFQRIRDESHRFAVSYHTALKRQQQTKNQLEEIPGIGPKTRAKLLKKFGSFRNVVSATEDDLASVIGQSRAQIVHKYITAQRTNN; from the coding sequence GTGAATCAACCATTGCAAGCCAAGCTCAAAACTCTACCACGCACCCCGGGCGTTTATTTTCATAAGTCAGCCGGCGGTGAGATTATTTATGTGGGCAAGGCGGCGGTGCTGAAAAACCGCGTGCGTCAGTATTTTCAAGATTCGCGTGGGCGGGACAATAAAACCATGGCGTTGGTGGCGGAAATCGCTGATACGGATTGGATTGAGACTGAAAGCGAAGTTGATGCCTTGTTTCTGGAAAGCGAGATGGTCAAGCGCTATATGCCGCGATACAACGTACTGCTACGCGATGATAAATCGCAGATGTATGTGCGAATCGACATGAAAAGTGAGTGGCCGACCGTCAGCTTTACGCGTAATCCAGCTGATGACAGTGCGGAATACATTGGCCCGTTTTATAATGGCTTTGCTTTGAAAAAAGCCTTGCGATATTTGCGGCGGGTGTTTCCCTATTTAACTAGGCAGCGCCGTCCGGGGCAGTCGAAGTTGGATGAAGATTTAGGTTTGAGCCCGCGACTGAGTGATGGATCGGCTATCTACAAAACTAATTTACGCAAACTCATCAGCTACATCAAGGGTAATCGTAAAGCCATCGCTGCTGAGCTGGAGCGCGACATGAAAACGGCAGCTGGGCTGCATGATTTTGAGCGGGCGGCTGATCTTCGCAATAAGCTACGCGCCATGCAGGAGTTGCAGCGGCGGGTTTGTTTTGGCGACAAAGAATTTTTGGATATTTCTAAAGACAAGGCGCTGGCTGATTTGGCAAAATTGTTGAGCCTAAACGGTATCCCAGCACGCATCGAGGGCTATGACATTTCGCATATGAGCGGCCAGCAAGTTGTCGCCAGTATGGTGGTATTTACCAATGGCGCGAGCGACCGGGCAGAGTACCGCAAATTCAAAGTTAGCGAGAGAAATGATGATACCGGCAATATCTATCAGACGATTTTTCGCCGGCTGAGTGAGCGTCATCTAAAAAGCTGGGGTCGTCCTGATCTGCTGCTGATTGATGGCGGCAAAGGCCAGCTAGCGGCGGCTATCAAAGCGCGTGATGAGCGTGGCGTCACTGTGCCGATCATCAGCATCGTCAAGCGCGAGGAAGAATTATTAGTGCACAAGACTGGTTCGCAGATTGATACCACGTTTATTGAGCAGGCTCAGTCGCAGCCGCGGGCGGACATCGCTATCCATGAAGACGGTGAGGTTTATGTGGTGAATTTACACCCAGGCCAGCGTAACGCCAGTTCGCACTCAAAAAACTTACGAGCTAGCATGGAGCAAACTCGCAACGAACGCCCGACGGCGGACGAGAATACCCTTGCGACAACTGACATCGTCAAACTGTTTCAGCGCATCCGTGACGAGTCGCACCGCTTTGCCGTGAGTTATCACACGGCGCTGAAGCGTCAGCAGCAAACGAAAAATCAGCTAGAGGAAATTCCTGGCATTGGGCCAAAAACTCGCGCTAAATTGCTGAAAAAATTTGGTAGCTTCCGTAATGTTGTCAGTGCCACAGAAGATGACCTAGCGTCGGTGATTGGCCAGTCGCGTGCTCAAATCGTCCACAAATATATTACGGCACAGCGTACCAATAACTAA
- a CDS encoding cupin domain-containing protein, with the protein MKGFNGNIEELTVQNNNFRQVLYTAKHCQLVLMSLPVGGEIGSEVHEENDQFFRFEAGQGKVLIDGNEYAVSDGSAIIVPAGAEHNVINIGEEPLKLYTIYSPAHHKDGIVRATREEAEVNEEDFDGVTTE; encoded by the coding sequence ATGAAGGGTTTTAATGGAAATATTGAAGAATTGACGGTGCAGAATAATAATTTTCGTCAGGTGCTTTATACGGCGAAGCACTGTCAATTGGTATTGATGAGTCTGCCAGTTGGCGGTGAAATTGGCTCAGAGGTTCATGAGGAGAATGATCAATTCTTCCGATTTGAGGCAGGTCAGGGTAAGGTTTTGATTGATGGCAATGAGTATGCTGTGTCTGACGGCAGTGCTATTATCGTGCCAGCAGGTGCTGAGCACAATGTGATAAATATTGGCGAAGAGCCACTTAAGCTCTACACGATTTATAGTCCAGCACATCACAAAGATGGCATTGTTCGGGCGACACGCGAAGAAGCGGAAGTTAACGAAGAAGATTTTGATGGTGTGACGACAGAATAG
- a CDS encoding DUF488 domain-containing protein, with protein sequence MTVYKIKRIYESPESDDGYRVLVDRLWPRGISKERAALDEWAKDIAPTNELRQWFGHDPEKFVGFRSRYTEELDASSVAATLKQQWQKHPVVTLLYSAKDIEHNQAVVLQQWLER encoded by the coding sequence ATGACAGTTTATAAAATTAAACGAATTTACGAATCGCCAGAATCGGACGATGGCTACCGCGTGCTGGTTGACCGATTATGGCCGCGCGGTATCAGTAAAGAACGAGCAGCGCTAGACGAATGGGCAAAAGATATCGCACCGACTAACGAGTTGCGCCAATGGTTCGGTCATGATCCGGAAAAATTTGTAGGGTTTAGGTCGCGTTATACCGAAGAGCTGGATGCTAGTTCTGTAGCCGCCACTCTTAAACAACAATGGCAAAAACATCCAGTTGTTACGCTGTTATACAGTGCTAAAGATATCGAGCATAATCAGGCGGTAGTGCTGCAGCAGTGGTTAGAGCGGTGA
- the trxA gene encoding thioredoxin yields MALYEITTKQEFEEKVLKSDKPVLVDFWAPWCPPCRAMAPILHQIAEETEFDVVKVDTEASQENAQLAMDYRVQGIPNMKVFVGGEIVEELIGMKPKQTLIDALEKAAK; encoded by the coding sequence ATGGCGTTATATGAGATTACAACAAAACAAGAATTTGAAGAGAAAGTGCTAAAAAGCGACAAGCCAGTGCTGGTTGATTTTTGGGCGCCGTGGTGTCCGCCGTGCCGAGCGATGGCGCCAATTTTACACCAAATTGCTGAAGAAACTGAGTTTGATGTCGTCAAAGTTGATACTGAAGCCAGCCAGGAGAATGCGCAGTTGGCTATGGACTATCGTGTTCAAGGTATTCCGAATATGAAGGTTTTTGTTGGCGGTGAAATTGTTGAGGAGCTGATTGGCATGAAACCGAAGCAAACGCTGATCGATGCTTTAGAGAAAGCCGCAAAGTAG
- a CDS encoding type IV pilin protein encodes MKRGFTIIEVLVMISVIAILTTIGIISYGNWRQKSLRDAITADLKSAAQAMEQYRNFHNAYPTLPAGASIPNYNGGPVHVYIQGADGKEFCIEATRGSQKMHITSKSSDVSDGGCS; translated from the coding sequence ATGAAACGCGGTTTTACTATTATAGAAGTGCTTGTTATGATATCAGTCATAGCCATTTTGACCACTATCGGAATTATCAGCTACGGCAATTGGCGCCAGAAGTCATTGCGCGATGCTATCACGGCTGACCTCAAAAGTGCAGCGCAGGCTATGGAGCAATACCGCAATTTTCACAATGCCTATCCAACACTACCCGCTGGCGCATCAATACCAAATTATAACGGTGGCCCCGTTCATGTATACATCCAGGGTGCTGATGGGAAAGAGTTCTGTATTGAGGCGACACGTGGTTCTCAAAAAATGCACATCACTAGTAAGAGCTCAGACGTGAGTGACGGTGGTTGTTCCTGA
- a CDS encoding flavodoxin, with product MNPYPDNYQECTEVAKREKAENARPAFQGKVDLSAHDTIFLGYPIWWGESPMIINTFLEKYDFVGKTIIPFNTHAGSGAAGRAFC from the coding sequence GTGAATCCGTATCCGGATAATTATCAAGAATGTACTGAAGTTGCCAAGCGTGAAAAAGCCGAAAACGCGCGGCCAGCATTCCAAGGCAAGGTAGATTTGTCTGCTCATGATACTATTTTCTTGGGCTATCCGATTTGGTGGGGCGAGTCGCCGATGATCATCAATACTTTTTTAGAAAAGTATGACTTTGTCGGCAAAACAATCATTCCGTTCAATACCCACGCCGGTTCTGGCGCTGCTGGCAGAGCGTTTTGCTAG